Proteins encoded together in one Miscanthus floridulus cultivar M001 chromosome 16, ASM1932011v1, whole genome shotgun sequence window:
- the LOC136510365 gene encoding uncharacterized protein, with amino-acid sequence MAFHERGLGLLVDWFMWMLLHYYGMDLHNFNPNSITQVAIFITVCKGRKRQAEALALAPRKALKVSTSSPAQGEAAEGAMKQAGEEAPTPCEAEAHVSDEAEAPPVIEATEGEVEAPRTSEAEAIEARALRALEAEVAGIGAPWAAGVEAAEASLGMVEPAGQDAEMGVGPASELEAWSLRKLLFLRQERDVWDQLRQQKDLLANANKLLSVWSVEVEDLRVRCADMKAKAAMAREQAAPLVAWIKELEEELTWVAGERDTFRSQAEEATASAKAITGQLGAEQGAHLLTKGTLAEALKVAEASRAEALVWKGKAEGLEKEIFRAAEASVEVQAVLEAEIREHNALQSTARTAYEALEVGGAESSSSLGSRLIALSGQLMEVAEGPGTALAKLFEEEVVPPMPSANAGDPEP; translated from the exons atggccttccatgagcgcggtctTGGCCTGCTGGTGGACTGGTTCATGTGGATGCTCCTGCACTACTacggcatggatctccacaacttcaaccctaactccatcacgcaggtggccatcttcatcaccgtctgcaaggg CCGGAAGCGTCAGGCGGAGGCGCTAGCCTtggcgccacgtaaggcgctcaaggtgagcactagctcCCCCGCCCAAGGAGAGGCTGCCGAGGGGGCCATGaagcaagcgggggaggaggcgcctacgccCTGCGAGGCTGAGGCCCACGTGTCAGATGAAGCCGAGGCGCCCCCAGTcattgaggccaccgagggcgaggtcgaggcccctaggacctccgaggcCGAAGCGATAGAGGCCAGGGCCCTCAGGGCTTTGGAGGCCGAAGTGGCGGGCATCGGGGCTCCCTGGGCTGCAGGGGTCGAGGCGGCGGAGGCTAGTTTGGGCATGGTGGAGCCGGCGGGCCAGGATGCGGAGATGGGGGTGGGGCCAGCCTCA gagctcgaggcctggTCCCTCAGGAAGTTGTTATTCCTCCGACaagagagggacgtctgggaccagctccggcagcaGAAGGACTTGCTCGCCAATGCCAACAAGCTTCTGTCAGTgtggagcgtggaggtggaggacctccgcgttcgctgtgctgatatgaaggctaAGGCGGCCATGGCTCGagagcaggccgcccctttggtGGCGTGGATCaaagagctagaggaggagctgacctgggtggccggtgagcgggacaccttcaggtcccaggctgaagaagcgacggcctctgccaaaGCCATCACTGGACAGCTGGGGGcggagcagggcgcgcacctgcTAACGAAAGGCACCCTagcggaggccctcaaggtggccgaggcctcccgggcTGAGGCTTTAGTCTggaagggaaaggccgagg ggttggagaaggagatcTTTCGAGCAGCTGAGGCCTCTGTTGAAGTGCAGGCAGTGCTCGAGGCTGAGATTAgggagcacaacgcgctgcaGAGCACTGCCCGTACCGcctacgaggccctagaggttggtGGGGCTGAGTCgagtagctcccttgggagccgcctgatcgcgttgagcggccaa ctgatggaggtggctgagggccctggcacggcgctggccaagctgttcgaagaggaggtggttcctcccatgcCGTCTGCCaatgctggagaccctgagccttga